One part of the Tenacibaculum sp. 190130A14a genome encodes these proteins:
- the rpsN gene encoding 30S ribosomal protein S14, translating into MAKESMKARERKRAKMVAKYAEKRKALKEAGDYEALQKLPKNASPIRMHNRCKLTGRPRGYMRQFGISRVTFREMANQGLIPGVTKASW; encoded by the coding sequence ATGGCTAAAGAATCAATGAAAGCGCGTGAGCGTAAAAGAGCTAAGATGGTTGCTAAATATGCAGAAAAGAGAAAGGCTTTAAAAGAAGCTGGAGACTATGAAGCATTACAAAAGTTACCAAAGAACGCATCACCAATTAGAATGCACAATCGTTGTAAATTAACTGGTCGTCCTAGAGGATATATGCGTCAGTTCGGTATTTCACGTGTAACTTTCCGTGAAATGGCTAATCAAGGATTAATCCCAGGAGTTACTAAAGCAAGCTGGTAA
- the rpsH gene encoding 30S ribosomal protein S8: MYTDPIADFLTRVRNAIAAGHRVVEVPASKLKKEMTKILFDQGYILSYQFNDNTVQGTIKIALKYDRDTKESVIRKIQRVSTPGLRKYVGAKEMPRVLNGLGIAIVSTSKGVMTNKKARNENVGGEVLCYVY; the protein is encoded by the coding sequence ATGTATACAGATCCAATCGCGGATTTTCTTACTCGAGTTAGAAATGCTATCGCAGCAGGTCACAGAGTAGTTGAAGTTCCTGCTTCAAAATTGAAGAAGGAAATGACCAAGATTTTGTTTGATCAAGGTTACATTTTAAGTTATCAGTTTAACGATAATACCGTACAAGGTACTATCAAGATAGCTTTAAAGTATGACCGTGACACAAAAGAGTCGGTTATTAGAAAAATTCAAAGAGTTTCTACACCAGGTTTACGTAAGTATGTTGGTGCTAAAGAAATGCCTAGAGTATTAAACGGTTTAGGTATTGCAATCGTTTCAACTTCTAAAGGAGTTATGACGAACAAAAAAGCACGTAACGAAAACGTAGGTGGAGAAGTATTATGTTACGTTTACTAA
- the rplF gene encoding 50S ribosomal protein L6: protein MSRIGKSPISLPQGVEVKVDGNVVTVKGKLGELTQNLTSDITVKVEDGTINLERPSDSKEHKAAHGLYRALINNMVEGVSKGYTKELELVGVGYRASNQGQKLDLALGFSHNIILELAPEVKVETISEKGKNPIVKLTSHDKQLVGQVAAKIRGFRKPEPYKGKGVKFVGEVIRRKAGKSA from the coding sequence ATGAGTAGAATAGGTAAAAGCCCAATATCATTACCACAAGGTGTTGAAGTAAAAGTAGACGGAAACGTGGTAACAGTAAAAGGAAAGTTAGGAGAGTTAACTCAAAACTTAACTTCTGATATTACTGTAAAAGTAGAAGATGGTACTATTAACTTAGAAAGACCATCAGATAGTAAAGAACACAAAGCTGCTCATGGTTTATACCGTGCTTTAATCAATAACATGGTTGAAGGAGTTAGCAAAGGTTATACTAAGGAATTAGAGTTAGTTGGAGTTGGATACAGAGCTTCTAATCAAGGTCAAAAATTAGATTTAGCTTTAGGTTTTTCTCACAATATTATTTTAGAATTAGCTCCAGAAGTTAAGGTTGAAACAATATCTGAAAAAGGTAAGAATCCAATCGTTAAGTTAACTTCACATGACAAACAATTAGTTGGTCAGGTTGCAGCAAAAATCCGTGGTTTCCGTAAGCCAGAGCCTTACAAAGGAAAAGGAGTTAAGTTTGTAGGAGAAGTAATTAGAAGAAAAGCAGGTAAATCTGCATAA